The sequence below is a genomic window from Gossypium hirsutum isolate 1008001.06 chromosome A11, Gossypium_hirsutum_v2.1, whole genome shotgun sequence.
CCTCTACAATCAACATAAAAACCTCTACACCAAAAGAAACACCTCCAATTATTGCATCTTTTCTCTTAATCTCAGCCACCACTTTCTTTGCTTCATTCACCACTTTACACGATCTATGCGAATACGATCCTTCGATCATATAAACGTACTTTTCGTCCGATGACCGGCCCCGATATACGTATGCTAGTACATTAGGGTTGTTATGTAAGATGTTAATACATTTCTTTACGTAGAAAATCGGTTGCTTCTCTGATCGTTTTGTTGATATACAATGAGCACCTATTTCCCCACCATAGATAAACCAAGTATCCAACAATCTAAGGTTCTgttcataaaaaaaatgataaattaatccccgtaattttcaataaaaaaataaagagtcGAAGAAACATGAAAGGTATGAAAATTATAGTACCTTGTTACGTCGCATTGTTAGAATGGAATTTCCAACCCCATCCATAAGAACAAGTTCTTTAGGGCGTTGTCCTATGTAAGTTTTGACTCGATAAACTACATTACCATCGGAATTAATCACGGTGAATCCGTTACAGCTCATTACAAGCGATTTTCTCCACACCGTTAGCGACATGCATAGATCACTTTGGGTCGTCGGTAACTCGGCCGACCAACGTCGTTCTTCATGTACCGATCTTGATGAAGATTTCATGAAAAAAGACATTCTTACATATATGTTGGAACAAACATGGTGACAGGAAAGTATATTTATAAGGTAGATAGTAGAGTATAAATAAGtgtataaaatatttgaaatttgttttaatatttgtgcAAATTGTGGAAAGAGACAAATTCTTTTACCTGTCAATGACTCTTTTTCCAGAGAAAAATCTTGATGGGaaatatttgattaatttaatcacATGTTGTTTAAAAATTCACTGTTGTTAGTCATGGGAAAATGTGAGATTCAGGGATTGATAGGGTATCATCGGCACTGCTATTTGTCATGGTGCTTTCTCTTGacgtcaaataaaaaaaaacaaaatagtataCGGCGAGTGTGGTGAGTTGGCGTCTTGTTTTTCCAGCAATTCTGGTCAAGGGTGTTTGgtcatttgattttaatatttaaataattaaattataattaccaTTGAGACTAATGACTTTGGTCCACATTATTTCATTATAAGGTATatctgatttttttaaaaataatgtttagaattatttataatctttcttctaatttataaataaaaagataatatattTTAGTATAAACTCATGTCTTTATATATcgataataatatttatacttatTGAACTATGATTTATTCAACTTCATTCATTTACGTCTTAatccgaattttttttattacaattttacaGAATGAACTCAACTGTTTTACAATGGGCCGACCAAGACTTGTACTACCTCATCTTTTGTTCTTTTCGtccattaatttttaattttttgtgatgGTATTTCCTAAAACCAGAATTGGAAGCCattgtttatgaaaattaataattGGATAAGCAAAGCTACGAAAAATATTCCAATGTGAGTCAATTAAGACAACCCAGAAtctaaaaaccaaacaaaaaactttattattttcttcaaaCAAAGCAGATTTTTGTTTCTGGTACAGGATTTTGTGTAAACACACAACCATGTCTTTATCATAATATCGGAGAGATTTTATTCCATGGCTTAttataaataaactaggacatgCATGAAAGTCGTGCGGGCTTCTTAAGTGTCAAAagattgggttttttttttaaaaattaaaagttgtatattttatgtctattttacgatttataaaaattaatctgTTTGGAGTTcgtatttactatttttaataatattgtctCTAAAATTCAAACTTAAGTTCTATCCGTGAGAGTGCAATGTAACTTAATATTGCATCTAATATCTGTTGATCTGGTATAAATTTTTTTGATACCCgagtttgacaaaaaaaattaatttgatactcgtattttttttaaaaaaggtatACATGTTGACACCCAAATAAAACAAAGTTGACTTTTTAGTGTTTGATTCAAATTTTAcgattgatttgatgaaagttaattgctaatattattagggTTGGATTCTCGTTATTTTGTTAATAGAACAAATTTGGTGTGAAttgtgaattaatttaatttgttaaatgcaGATGGATGACcgtgatttttaatttttattttgcttttaggGTTGATTGATGAAAgctaattgctaatattattagttaattatgaattttcatcaaatcaattatagaactcgaattaaacactaaaatattAATACTGTTAACTTCGAGTAGCAATATGTATAACTTTTATCAAACACAACTATTatattaaaccaaaaaataattatacaagTACCGtattaaaaaaatgtcaaactcaaatgtcaaatgatttattaaacttttaaatagtaaatttttaacaaattttcataTGCAAATACAACATATTATCTTTGAAAAGAAGCTTGGAAtgcaaaaaatttaaataagaataaCAGTATTCCTCATATACCTACCTAATTACATCATCATTAAAATgacatcaataaaaaaaatacatttgaattaaaaaatattagttaATATTTAAAGCATTgatgatatataattttatatattgttagtGAATTAAATAACgacatattatttaaattttttaagattcagtttatcaatacataaaaattatatatcattaacgtatcaaatataaatttttatataaataaatttgaattaatttttacttCATTATTAATAAAGTATTTCCAGTTTCACAAAGTTAAAATACGATTACATATCTTTTTTATTGTGCTATAAACGAGATATGTTTCATTCTTAAAATCTTATTTATGGAGTTTAAAAGCTTTGGTAATAATATATcaattaatttttctatataaTTAAAAAGATTTTGGATTAATAATAAAGTTAAAGACTCTGAACAAGAAATCAAACAATTAATGgacttaaaaatttaaatgggTATAATACAAATCCAACGGCTTATGGAACTCCACGTGGTGCAATATTATTGGTTTATTAGTTCGTCAAAATTAAAACTGCCGTGAATCCTCGAACCTATAAAAACGTACGTCTCATTCATTTATCTTTCCCGGTTTTTTTACAAGCCCACGGGTTATCAACGGTCCAGATCAAAACCTTCCCATTATAAACGGTCCAGATTAAGACTATTTTACCACAAAATGAAGCTGAGCTGAACTGAGCTGAGCTCCTAAGTAAAAAATAACAACACTCAAAATTATTTCTCCAGATTTTCGTTTTTAACTTTGGGGGTTTTCAATCTTCAAACGTTTTTCACAATTAGTAGTAAGGGTTTTAGAACTTTGGGGTTCAAAGGAAAATGGTGGAGCACGAGGAATCGTTGATGGAGAAGGTAGCAGAGAAGATCCACGACCATGATTCATCGTCTGATTCCGATGACGATAAGCCATCAAAAACGTCGGTCTAATACAAGGTCTTTCGTCTCTTTGGGAGAGAAAGACCCGTCCCCCATGTTTTCGTCGGAGGCAAACGTATGTtgcaaaaactttattttttcatttcctaaatttctctgttttttttttttgaaattttttttgtgtcattgaggaGTTAGACCTGGCTAAGGTCGAGCTTGGGTTTTTGCTTTGATTGATGCTACTTGTGcttaatttatggtttttgatCTTTTATTACCCGTTTTAGCATGATTATTTGaagttagggtttaggatttctgtgattattttttgggtaaactatattTGTAGCGGCCCAACTAGTCGCAAATTTCTTTTTAGTCACCTATTTATAGTAGTTGCATAATGGTCACGGCATATATTCAATATTCTTGTCACCAGCTGACAATAtccgtttttaaaaaaattatataatagtaactttaaccctcaacatttatatattgtgtcaatttagtcttaattctaaaaaatccaACCCTTTGCGTAATAATGTAATTTGTTTTTAgcagttttatttttctttgtgacCATTTCATAGTTGGATGActagaaaagaaataataaaaaaaaatacttatagTAGGGCgatcattttgtattttttatagtTGGGTGACCTTGAAAGAAATCTACTAATAGCTGGGTGACTACTGTTGGTACTGATTATTAATAACCTTTCTTAACGATGATAGTTTGATACTATTAAGTGATCATTATCAGTAATTATTACCGTTtgcctctttttttttccttgaatTGTGCTATACATACTTATGTGATGAAATTGTGCGTATGTGTAATAGCGGCTGACCTTTTCCTATGGAGGAACAAAAAGGCATCAGCCGGAGCCCTCGGGAATTGCTGGAATACAACCTTCTCCCTCTAGTGTGTCACTTGTTGGTGCTTACTCTTGCATTACTTTTCTTGTGGTCAAATGTTACTGCCTTCATCCAGAAGTAAGCTACTAAGCCACCAATTTTATCGTCTGATTTTGAGGTTATATTTGGATTCAGGTATCCTTTTTGTTTGTGCTAATGTTGAAATCGTTCTGAATAGGTCCCCAACACGTATCCCTGAAGTTCAAATACCTAAAGACCCTGTTTTAGAGTGTGGCCAAGCGCTTAGGTTTGAGATCAACTGTGCCTTTTCTGTCTTGCAGGATATCGCATCAGGAAGAGATCTTAAGAAGTTCCTCTCTGTATGTTTTCTAGTCATTTGCCTTTCTGGTCGAGCATAAAGCAATTCCTTCATCTGAAGCTCGTAATTAAGACAGTGATATAATGGTTAGATACGCATTTGCCACTATACTGAACTCTTGTTAGTGTACTCGTTAATTATATCCTAACGGCATTGTGAGTTTTTCAGGTGATTGCTAGCTTGTGGGTCTTGTCTATTGTAGGAAGTTGGTGCAACTTCTGGACACTTTTCTATATAGGTATTGCCGTTGTCTTCACTCTCCTTTTACCGTATAAACGTTTTGGGTTTCgcgttattttattatta
It includes:
- the LOC107924110 gene encoding protein LURP-one-related 17 yields the protein MSFFMKSSSRSVHEERRWSAELPTTQSDLCMSLTVWRKSLVMSCNGFTVINSDGNVVYRVKTYIGQRPKELVLMDGVGNSILTMRRNKNLRLLDTWFIYGGEIGAHCISTKRSEKQPIFYVKKCINILHNNPNVLAYVYRGRSSDEKYVYMIEGSYSHRSCKVVNEAKKVVAEIKRKDAIIGGVSFGVEVFMLIVEAGFDPGLAMALVLLLDQMFS